Genomic window (uncultured Fusobacterium sp.):
TATATAATAATTTGTACAGGAGGTTTTTATGAAAAATATATTAGTTACTGGTGGAGCTGGGTATATTGGTAGCCATGCTACTGCTGAACTTCTTGATTCTGGATATCAAGTTGTAGTTGTAGACAGTTTAGAAAATGGATTTATGCAATTAGTTGATAAAAGAGCAAAATTTTACAAAGGAAATGTTCAAGATAGTGCTTTAATGGATAAAATATTTAATGAAAATAAGATAGATGCTGTAATGCACTTTGCTGGTTACATTAAAGTTCCTGAAAGTGTTGTTGAGCCTAATAAATATTATATGAATAATACTTACACTGTTATGTGTCTACTTGAATCTATGAGAAAAAACAATGTAAAAAATATTGTTTTCTCTTCTACTGCTGCTGTTTATGGAGATGTAAAAGAACCTGAACCAGTAGATGAAAATCATTCTAAAGATCCTATTAACCCTTATGGAATGAGCAAATTAATGTCTGAAAGAATTATTATGGATTGTGCTAAAGCTTACGGTTTTAATTATTCTATATTTAGATATTTCAATGTTGGTGGAGCACATGAAAAACACGATATCGGACAAATGGGAGAAGGAATTACAGCTTTAATTCCTCTTATTTTAAAAGCTGCTAAAGGAGTTATTCCTAAACTTTCAATATATGGTAACGACTTTGATACAAAAGATGGAACTGGAGTGAGAGATTATATTCATGTTGTAGATTTAGTAAGAGCTCATATCTTATCTTTAAATAAACTTGCTAAAAATGAAAGTGGTATCTATAATCTTGGAAATGGAAATGGATTTACTGTTCTTGAAATGCTAAATGCTGCTAGAGAAGTTACAAAAATTGATATTCCTGCTGAAATAACTGGAAGAAGAGCTGGAGATCCACCTTGTGTAATAGCATCTAGTAAAAAAGCTATTGCTGAACTTGGTTGGAAAGCTCAATATACAGATG
Coding sequences:
- the galE gene encoding UDP-glucose 4-epimerase GalE, with the translated sequence MKNILVTGGAGYIGSHATAELLDSGYQVVVVDSLENGFMQLVDKRAKFYKGNVQDSALMDKIFNENKIDAVMHFAGYIKVPESVVEPNKYYMNNTYTVMCLLESMRKNNVKNIVFSSTAAVYGDVKEPEPVDENHSKDPINPYGMSKLMSERIIMDCAKAYGFNYSIFRYFNVGGAHEKHDIGQMGEGITALIPLILKAAKGVIPKLSIYGNDFDTKDGTGVRDYIHVVDLVRAHILSLNKLAKNESGIYNLGNGNGFTVLEMLNAAREVTKIDIPAEITGRRAGDPPCVIASSKKAIAELGWKAQYTDVKDIIRTAWEWNQKIN